The Numida meleagris isolate 19003 breed g44 Domestic line chromosome 18, NumMel1.0, whole genome shotgun sequence genome segment NNNNNNNNNNNNNNNNNNNNNNNNNNNNNNNNNNNNNNNNNNNNNNNNNNNNNNNNNNNNNNNNNNNNNNNNNNNNNNNNNNNNNNNNNNNNNNNNNNNNNNNNNNNNNNNNNNNNNNNNNNNNNNNNNNNNNNNNNNNNNNNNNNNNNNNNNNNNNNNNNNNNNNNNNNNNNNNNNNNNNNNNNNNNNNNNNNNNNNNNNNNNNNNNNNNNNNNNNNNNNNNNNNNNNNNNNNNNNNNNNNNNNNNNNNNNNNNNNNNNNNNNNNNNNNNNNNNNNNNNNNNNNNNNNNNNNNNNNNNNNNNNNNNNNNNNNNNNNNNNNNNNNNNNNNNNNNNNNNNNNNNNNNNNNNNNNNNNNNNNNNNNNNNNNNNNNNNNNNNNNNNNNNNNNNNNNNNNNNNNNNNNNNNNNNNNNNNNNNNNNNNNNNNNNNNNNNNNNNNNNNNNNNNNNNNNNNNNNNNNNNNNNNNNNNNNNNNNNNNNNNNNNNNNNNNNNNNNNNNNNNNNNNNNNNNNNNNNNNNNNNNNNNNNNNNNNNNNNNNNNNNNNNNNNNNNNNNNNNNNNNNNNNNNNNNNNNNNNNNNNNNNNNNNNNNNNNNNNNNNNNNNNNNNNNNNNNNNNNNNNNNNNNNNNNNNNNNNNNNNNNNNNNNNNNNNNNNNNNNNNNNNNNNNNNNNNNNNNNNNNNNNNNNNNNNNNNNNNNNNNNNNNNNNNNNNNNNNNNNNNNNNNNNNNNNNNNNNNNNNNNNNNNNNNNNNNNNNNNNNNNNNNNNNNNNNNNNNNNNNNNNNNNNNNNNNNNNNNNNNNNNNNNNNNNNNNNNNNNNNNNNNNNNNNNNNNNNNNNNNNNNNNNNNNNNNNNNNNNNNNNNNNNNNNNNNNNNNNNNNNNNNNNNNNNNNNNNNNNNNNNNNNNNNNNNNNNNNNNNNNNNNNNNNNNNNNNNNNNNNNNNNNNNNNNNNNNNNNNNNNNNNNNNNNNNNNNNNNNNNNNNNNNNNNNNNNNNNNNNNNNNNNNNNNNNNNNNNNNNNNNNNNNNNNNNNNNNNNNNNNNNNNNNNNNNNNNNNNNNNNNNNNNNNNNNNNNNNNNNNNNNNNNNNNNNNNNNNNNNNNNNNNNNNNNNNNNNNNNNNNNNNNNNNNNNNNNNNNNNNNNNNNNNNNNNNNNNNNNNNNNNNNNNNNNNNNNNNNNNNNNNNNNNNNNNNNNNNNNNNNNNNNNNNNNNNNNNNNNNNNNNNNNNNNNNNNNNNNNNNNNNNNNNNNNNNNNNNNNNNNNNNNNNNNNNNNNNNNNNNNNNNNNNNNNNNNNNNNNNNNNNNNNNNNNNNNNNNNNNNNNNNNNNNNNNNNNNNNNNNNNNNNNNNNNNNNNNNNNNNNNNNNNNNNNNNNNNNNNNNNNNNNNNNNNNNNNNNNNNNNNNNNNNNNNNNNNNNNNNNNNNNNNNNNNNNNNNNNNNNNNNNNNNNNNNNNNNNNNNNNNNNNNNNNNNNNNNNNNNNNNNNNNNNNNNNNNNNNNNNNNNNNNNNNNNNNNNNNNNNNNNNNNNNNNNNNNNNNNNNNNNNNNNNNNNNNNNNNNNNNNNNNNNNNNNNNNNNNNNNNNNNNNNNNNNNNNNNNNNNNNNNNNNNNNNNNNNNNNNNNNNNNNNNNNNNNNNNNNNNNNNNNNNNNNNNNNNNNNNNNNNNNNNNNNNNNNNNNNNNNNNNNNNNNNNNNNNNNNNNNNNNNNNNNNNNNNNNNNNNNNNNNNNNNNNNNNNNNNNNNNNNNNNNNNNNNNNNNNNNNNNNNNNNNNNNNNNNNNNNNNNNNNNNNNNNNNNNNNNNNNNNNNNNNNNNNNNNNNNNNNNNNNNNNNNNNNNNNNNNNNNNNNNNNNNNNNNNNNNNNNNNNNNNNNNNNNNNNNNNNNNNNNNNNNNNNNNNNNNNNNNNNNNNNNNNNNNNNNNNNNNNNNNNNNNNNNNNNNNNNNNNNNNNNNNNNNNNNNNNNNNNNNNNNNNNNNNNNNNNNNNNNNNNNNNNNNNNNNNNNNNNNNNNNNNNNNNNNNNNNNNNNNNNNNNNNNNNNNNNNNNNNNNNNNNNNNNNNNNNNNNNNNNNNNNNNNNNNNNNNNNNNNNNNNNNNNNNNNNNNNNNNNNNNNNNNNNNNNNNNNNNNNNNNNNNNNNNNNNNNNNNNNNNNNNNNNNNNNNNNNNNNNNNNNNNNNNNNNNNNNNNNNNNNNNNNNNNNNNNNNNNNNNNNNNNNNNNNNNNNNNNNNNNNNNNNNNNNNNNNNNNNNNNNNNNNNNNNNNNNNNNNNNNNNNNNNNNNNNNNNNNNNNNNNNNNNNNNNNNNNNNNNNNNNNNNNNNNNNNNNNNNNNNNNNNNNNNNNNNNNNNNNNNNNNNNNNNNNNNNNNNNNNNNNNNNNNNNNNNNNNNNNNNNNNNNNNNNNNNNNNNNNNNNNNNNNNNNNNNNNNNNNNNNNNNNNNNNNNNNNNNNNNNNNNNNNNNNNNNNNNNNNNNNNNNNNNNNNNNNNNNNNNNNNNNNNNNNNNNNNNNNNNNNNNNNNNNNNNNNNNNNNNNNNNNNNNNNNNNNNNNNNNNNNNNNNNNNNNNNNNNNNNNNNNNNNNNNNNNNNNNNNNNNNNNNNNNNNNNNNNNNNNNNNNNNNNNNNNNNNNNNNNNNNNNNNNNNNNNNNNNNNNNNNNNNNNNNNNNNNNNNNNNNNNNNNNNNNNNNNNNNNNNNNNNNNNNNNNNNNNNNNNNNNNNNNNNNNNNNNNNNNNNNNNNNNNNNNNNNNNNNNNNNNNNNNNNNNNNNNNNNNNNNNNNNNNNNNNNNNNNNNNNNNNNNNNNNNNNNNNNNNNNNNNNNNNNNNNNNNNNNNNNNNNNNNNNNNNNNNNNNNNNNNNNNNNNNNNNNNNNNNNNNNNNNNNNNNNNNNNNNNNNNNNNNNNNNNNNNNNNNNNNNNNNNNNNNNNNNNNNNNNNNNNNNNNNNNNNNNNNNNNNNNNNNNNNNNNNNNNNNNNNNNNNNNNNNNNNNNNNNNNNNNNNNNNNNNNNNNNNNNNNNNNNNNNNNNNNNNNNNNNNNNNNNNNNNNNNNNNNNNNNNNNNNNNNNNNNNNNNNNNNNNNNNNNNNNNNNNNNNNNNNNNNNNNNNNNNNNNNNNNNNNNNNNNNNNNNNNNNNNNNNNNNNNNNNNNNNNNNNNNNNNNNNNNNNNNNNNNNNNNNNNNNNNNNNNNNNNNNNNNNNNNNNNNNNNNNNNNNNNNNNNNNNNNNNNNNNNNNNNNNNNNNNNNNNNNNNNNNNNNCGCCGCCCCGCGCAGCGCAGCGCAGAGCACGGCACGCCCTGAGCGCAGCACCGGCTGCTGGAGGGGGAGCTGCGGATGGGCGGCACTTAGGGGCGGCTCGGGGCCGGTCCCGGTTCCGATCCCGTCTGTCCCCTTGTCCTTGTCATCATCCCGGTTCTGGTCATCCCATGGTCCTGGTTCTGCTCCTGCGCGTTCCCTGGTTCTAATTCTGGTCCTGGTTCTCGGTATTCCTTGCTCCTGGTCTTGGTCCTGGGTTAGTTAGTCTTGTACCTTGACTGGTCCTGGTCTCGTCCTGGACATCCCCTGGTTCTCGTCCTGATCCTGGGTATCCCCTGGGCCTGGTCCCCGTTCTCATTTTGGTCCTGGTTCTGGTTCTGGGCCGGTCTCGTTCTAGGCATCCCTTGGTTCTGGTTTTGGCCCTGGGTTGGCCTTGGGCCGTGTCCTGGTTCTATCTCTGGGCGTCTCCAGGTCCTTGTCCTGATTCTGGTTCTGGTTCTGGGCCGGTCCGTGTCCCGGTTCTGGTTCCGGACACCTCCcggccctgccccagccccattCCCAGCCCAGAGCCCCGTCCTGGTCCCACCCCCCTCCCGTGCCCCCCACCTGCCCCAGTCACCCCGGATCCTGCCCCGAGTGCCGCCCCCGGCTCCATCCCGCGCCCGCCCCCACGATGGCTGAACCCAGCAGACAggggggtgctgggggtgcGCAGCGCTGGGCCGTGGACGGATGGGGTCGGGGGGCACTCCCTGCCCGAGGGACCCGCATCAGCACCGCGGGCACGGGGCACAGCGCGGTGTCACACTGTCACCAGCACGGCCCTGCCACGCGCTGACATCACCGCTGCATGGCCGTGACGTCACGGGGCAGCGGGAccagagggggggggggggcacggccACAGCCCTCCATCGGGGATAGGGGCGGTGGGGAAGGAGCGAGGTGACCCCGTGGGAGCCCCACGGTGCGTGGatgtggggcgggggggggcggCCGTGGGGCCCAACCTCGCATTGTTCTCTGGGCGGCTGCCGGAAAACACGAGCGGAGGGACGAGGGCGGAAAGGGAAACGGGGCCGGGGGGGTCGGCACCCCCTTGGCTCGTGGCGGGGGTCGCACCGCGTGCTGCGGGCCCGTGGGTGGGGAGAGCCGCGTtggggtgtggggggggtgTTGGGTGGGCTCAGAATCCGGGTTGTGCCTTTGGGCGCTGCGGAGCCGTCCCCGTNNNNNNNNNNNNNNNNNNNNNNNNNNNNNNNNNNNNNNNNNNNNNNNNNNNNNNNNNNNNNNNNNNNNNNNNNNNNNNNNNNNNNNNNNNNNNNNNNNNNNNNNNNNNNNNNNNNNNNNNNNNNNNNNNNNNNNNNNNNNNNNNNNNNNNNNNNNNNNNNNNNNNNNNNNNNNNNNNNNNNNNNNNNNNNNNNNNNNNNNNNNNNNNNNNNNNNNNNNNNNNNNNNNNNNNNNNNNNNNNTCcgcgccccgcaccgccccgccccgcgccccgctccgccccgcgccccgctccgccgcTCCAGCATGCACGGAGGATGCTCGCGTCTTGCTCGGGCAGGAAGGGGCCGGAGGGCAGGTACCCGCTGCACTACCTCGTCTGGCACAACCGAGCCCGGGAGCTGGACCGGGAGCTCAGCGCCAAGCAGGTGGggcggcggtgcggggcggtgcggggcggtgCGGTTCCGTTCGGTTCGGGCTGATGCAACGCTGCGCGCTGGGCTGCggccggggctggggccggggctggggctggggtcCCCCTGCCATGGTGATGCTGATGGGGGTGGGGATCCCCTCGTGCCCCCCCCAGCGCTGTGACAGCCGACACCGGAGCAGCAGAGATCCCCCCCTCTCTGATCCCCCCGCTCCCAACCCCCCCATATCCCTCCCCACGTGTCCCCCGCTCCCTCCTAGGCCTTTGTGCTCCCCCCCACCAGGCACCAGGGTCCCCCCGGAGGTGTggtgcagccagcacagcccccccagctccccaccCTCGGGGAGGGGGGGCACACAaggccctgctctgctggagcgcagcccccagccccaggcagccaggaggtTCTCTGCAGGGTGGGGGCACCCTCCATGTGtgctccccccccctcccagccTCCATCTCCCCATTGGCGTTGCAATTCAGGTAATTAAAACCCAGCCCTGAAGACGCAGGAAACCGCAGGCGCTGGAGGAGGCCAtgccttcccccccccccagccacAGCCACTGCCACCTGCCCCCCCCCGGCACCCCGGGGTGCTGTGGGCCCAGCGGGGTGGGTGCGGGCAGGGGTCTCCTCGTGCCACGATTCTGCCActgggatgcagggatgctccCGCCACACCCGCCTCCATTGTGGGGCCATccgggggggggtgggggggggctgcCTGCCGGCATTGCCCCCCCATCCCATCACTGCTGTGCTTATTCCCGTGGTCATCTGGGGTCGTTTttccccactgcagcacagctcaaagCCGGGTGTGGGGTGGTGCTGGCGGGGGGGTGCTCTAAGCGAACCCCCTGCCCAGCTGGGGGGGGCTTCTTCTTGCCCCCGCACCTCCCTCTGTGTCCCTATTGTTGGAGTGAGAGCAATGCCGGCCCTGTGTGCAAGCAGAGTGCATGGGGAGGAGAATGGGTACTGCAGGCCTGACCCCAGGGCGGGAGGAGGtttgggggaaggaaggggggGCAGCTTGATCTGAGCCCCCCACCTCCACCCAGGGGCATCTGGGGACACGGCGCAGCCCTCTGCATATCAGAGCATCCCCGGGCTGAGTGAGcactgctgggggctgctgtcCTCTCTCTGCCTGGGGACTCCTGTGGGGGGCAGTGGCACCACATGTGGCCCCCCCATATGTGTGGGCCTGTAGGGCTGGCAGCCCACAAAGGACCACGTGTGGGTCATGCTGAATGTCACCACCAGGCGCCAGGCCACGCTTGGCTCCACCTTGGggggcagaaggcagcagggcCCCATGGTGGGGACAGCACGAGGACGTGGCAGCACTGACGTGGAGCCCGTTGTGCCCCAGTGCTCcgtgctgcagcctgccccGACCCACACCCCAGGGACCCCACTGCCCCTGGGGCTGCGCAGGGACAGCACCGCGTGGCACTGCCACCCTGCAAAGCCACACGTCCCTTGCTGCTTCTGGAACTGGGATCCCCCACCCTGGGAACAGCCTGTGAGGCCACAGGACAAGCAGTGACCGTGCTGCAGCCCCGCATGGCACTGCCACCCCCCCAaccacatccccatccccagcGGTGTGACAGCCCCAGGACAGGCAGCTGTGGCCCCTGGGCTTGGAGCTGATGGCAAAAACTGGGTCACGCTGTGTCCCGTGGGGTTGGCTCCAGTGCTGTGTCCCCACATCGGTGGGCCCCGGTCCCCCCATGGCACTGGGTCAGGGATGCAGCTGGGGAACCCCACAGAGCCTGCAGCACCCGTCCCCCAGCTGGGGGGCAATCGCTTTAATTAGAGTCTCTTCATTAGTGCAATTAAGAAGCAACAGTCGCCTGGAGAGTGTTGGAGCAGCACGCGGGCTCCTGGGGAGATAGGGGGGGGGCTGTTAAAGGGAACCTGGGGGTCCTCCGTACCCAGTAACCCCTGGGGACACGGCCACAGGGACACCCAGCGCTGGGGACAACCCATGCGGTCACTGCCCCGTGGGTGCAATGCTGCATGGGTTGCTGGGCGCATCACTGCCTCGGGGAGAGCCGGAgctgggtgtgtgtgtgtggggggggggggattcCTGGTGGTTGGCCCCCTGCCAGCCCCCGGGCTTGGCACAAACAGCCCCAGCGTGGCTCCCCGGGGCCGGGGATGCTCACAGCAGCCGTTCCGCTCACGCAGCGCCGCCCGCCCCCGGCTTCTGCTCCGCGGGGAACACGTGCGCCCGCGTCGCCCGCCGTGCTGCGGTGGGGGCTGccggcagctgctgcctggcaaCTGGGCCACGGCCCCCCCGGAGCCGCAGAGGTGGGGGCTTTCCCCCGGCTTGCGGCTGTGTCAGATGGAGATGCGGCTGTGGGAAGGCATGGGAAGGGAGTTCTGGATAACCCCCACCTCTCCCCTGAGCCCCACTGCCCCCCACCAGGCCGACATCGAGCAGCTGGACCCCCGAGGACGCACCCCGCTGCACCTGGCCACCACGCTGGGCCACCTGGAGTGCGCCCGGGTGCTGCTGAAGCATGGAGCCGATGTGGGCAAGGAGAACCGCAGCGGCTGGACAGGTGAGCGGGGCCTCCGATGTGGTCAACCTGCTCCCCAAGGAGAGCACATGATGCACTGTGCCGTGCTGCACCACGCCATGCTGCATCCCACTGTGCCATCCCATGCCATGCTGCACCACGCCATGCTGCATCCCACTGTGCCATCCCATGCCATGCTGCACTGTGCCATGCTGCATCCCATTGTGCCATCCCGTGCTGTGCTGCACCATGCCACGCTGCACCAGATTATGCCATTCCATGCCACGTTGTGCCATATTGCACCACGCCGTGCTGCGCCACGCCATGTTGCACCCCACTTTGCCGTGCCGTGCTGCACCGTGCCATGCTGCGCCGTGCTGTGCCACCTGCAGTGCTACAGGAGGCCGTGAGCACCCGCGACCTGGAGCTGGTGCAGCTGGTTCTGCGCTACCGCGACTACCAGAGAGCCATCAAGCGCCTGGCTGGGATCCCCATCCTGCTGGAGAAGCTGCGCAAGGTAcccggggctgggggagctcttggggctggggagcaccACCACTGGGCCCCTGCCCATCCCGCTGCTATTGGCAGGCCCAGGACTTCTACGTGGAGATGAAATGGGAGTTCACCAGCTGGGGTAAGCTCGGGCAGAGTGAGAGCTTCCCAGCGCTCTCGCAGCCCACCGGGGGGCATAGGGTGGCTCTGTCCCCGGCTGGGCTATTGCCATCTCCCCCCAGTGCCGCTGGTGTCCAAGATCTGCCCCAGCGACACCTACAAGGTGTGGAAGAGCGGCCAGAACCTGCGGGTGGACACCACGCTGCTGGGCTTCGACCATATGACCTGGCAGCGGGGCAACCGCAGCTTTGTCTTCAGGGGACAAGGTGAGGGGTGGACTGGGGGATGCGGTGGAGGACGATGGCTGTCCCTGTGCTGAGCGTCCCCTCCCCACAGACACCAGCGCAGTGGTGATGGAGATCGACCACGACCGGCGAGTGGTCTACTCGGAGACGCTGGCCCTGGCCGGCCACGAccaggaggtgctgctggctgctgtgcagcccACAGAGGAGCAGGTGATGGGTCGGCTCACAGCCCCTGTCGTTACCACCCAGCTTGACACCAAGAACATCGCCTTTGAGAGGTGGGCAAGGTCATTGCTGGACAACTCTATGCTCATGTCTCTGGCTGTCCAAGTGGGAACATTGCATGCCATCTCATCCTACGACATCCCATCTCAACCTATCCTGTCCCAACCCATCCTATCCCATctcaacccaacccaaccaatCCCATCCCACCTCATTCCGTTCCATCCCAACCGTCCCATCGCAACTCAACTCATCCCAACGCATCCCATCCCTCCCTAACAGCACCCCATGTTGCCCCCAGGAACAAGTCTGGGATTCTGGGTTGGAGGAGCGAGAAGACGGAGATAGTGAATGGATATGAGGCCAAGGTGAGGGGCAGGGGGCTGAGCTGGGGTGGGCACAGCTGGTTTTTGGGGAACATCCACCTTTGATATTCTCCCTGCTTGGACAGGTCTACGGCGCGTCCAACGTGGAGCTGATCACACGGACGCGGACGGAGCACCTCTCGGACCAGCACAAGGGCAAGAGCAAAGGTAGCGTGTGGGGCGGTggtgggcacagcactgcagtgctcgGCCTCACGCCCCGTCCCGCAGGCAGTAAGACCCCGCTGCAGTCCTTCCTGGGCATCGCCGAGCAGCACGTGGGGCCCAACAACGGGGTGAGTGCGCGAGGGCGGTCCCCACGGCCGTGCCACCCCCGTGGCTGTGCCGCCGTCACCGCGCCGCACTGTCCCCACAGACGCTGATCACGCAGACGCTGAGCCACGCCAACCCCACCGCCATCACCCCTGAGGAGTACTTCAACCCCAACTTCGAGCTGGGCAACAGGGACATGGGGCGGCCCATGGAGCTCACCACCAAGACGCAGAAGTGAGGGGGGCGAGCGGGGAGGAGGGACCCCAACGTCCCCGCGCTGCCATCGCGGGGCTCCCGGGGCCCCCATCCCGGcgcctgtccccccccccccgcaggTTCAAGGCGAAGCTGTGGCTGTGCGAGGACCACCCGCTGTCCCTCTGTGAGCAGGTGGCCCCTATCATCGATCTGATGGCCATCAGCAACGCGCTCTTCGCCAAGCTGCGCGACTTCATCACGCTGCGCCTCCCGCCCGGCTTCCCCGTCAAGATCGgtactgggggggggggggcacggggagGGAACGCTTTGCCACCAGCACGGCCCCGTGCGGCGCACAGCCAgcttccctcccctctctttattttgttattctttttttttttcttaatatggGCAGAAATCCCCATCTTCCACATCCTCAACGCCCGCATCACCTTCGGGAACCTCAACGGGTGCGACGAGCCCGTCAGCTCCCTGCggaacagccccagcagcgAGGCTCCCTCACCCAGCAGCGACTCCTCCAGCgtcagcagctccagctccctgaGTAcatttggggggggggggcgagGGGACGCGGTGGGTGGGGGGGACACGGGCTTTGGGGTGCCCAGCCACGCCTGTCTCCCCGCAGCGTCCTGCCGGGCGTGCGAGATGGACCCGGCGCTCTTCGAGGTGCCGCGGGGGTACAGCGTGGTGGGCACCCACCAGGACGCCCTGCGGGAGGACGAGGACGATCTGCTGCAGTTCGCCATCCAGCAGAGCCTGCTGGAGGCGGGGAGTGAGTATGACCAGGTGGGCACTGCAAGGAGAgcccctcctcatcctcctcagCCAACATGTTTGTCATCCAACACCCTCATCCTCCTCGTTCTCATCCTCCTCATCCAACATCCTTCTCATCCCTctcagcatcctcctcctcctcctcctaaATCCTCCATCTCTTCATCCAGCTTTTTCCTCATCCTCCTTGTCCTCATCCAACATCTCCATCCTCCTCAGTGTCATCTAACATCTTCACCCTCAACGTCATCCAATGTCTTTGTCTTCCTCAGCATCACCCAACATTGTTCTCATCCAACAtcctcatcttttctcttttcatccttCTCATCCTCACTCAGCCACCTCCTCATCCCCCCTTGTTCATCCCCTCCCGGTCATCAGGGTCCCATGAGGAccaccccatcccaccaccCCACGCTTGCTCTATTCCCCTAGGGGCGGCAGTGGGGCCAAATTTTGGCCCCTCTCTGacccctcctctcctccccccatCCCC includes the following:
- the ANKRD13B gene encoding ankyrin repeat domain-containing protein 13B isoform X2, translating into MLASCSGRKGPEGRYPLHYLVWHNRARELDRELSAKQADIEQLDPRGRTPLHLATTLGHLECARVLLKHGADVGKENRSGWTVLQEAVSTRDLELVQLVLRYRDYQRAIKRLAGIPILLEKLRKAQDFYVEMKWEFTSWVPLVSKICPSDTYKVWKSGQNLRVDTTLLGFDHMTWQRGNRSFVFRGQDTSAVVMEIDHDRRVVYSETLALAGHDQEVLLAAVQPTEEQVMGRLTAPVVTTQLDTKNIAFERNKSGILGWRSEKTEIVNGYEAKVYGASNVELITRTRTEHLSDQHKGKSKGSKTPLQSFLGIAEQHVGPNNGTLITQTLSHANPTAITPEEYFNPNFELGNRDMGRPMELTTKTQKFKAKLWLCEDHPLSLCEQVAPIIDLMAISNALFAKLRDFITLRLPPGFPVKIEIPIFHILNARITFGNLNGCDEPVSSLRNSPSSEAPSPSSDSSSVSSSSSLTSCRACEMDPALFEVPRGYSVVGTHQDALREDEDDLLQFAIQQSLLEAGSEYDQVTIWEALTNSKPGTHPMSHEGRRGDRTPQHTAAPRPPSSPAPRGGGGPSALFPSYAEQLRLAMALSAREQEEAERRTRQEEEELQRILQLSLMEK
- the ANKRD13B gene encoding ankyrin repeat domain-containing protein 13B isoform X1, with product MLASCSGRKGPEGRYPLHYLVWHNRARELDRELSAKQADIEQLDPRGRTPLHLATTLGHLECARVLLKHGADVGKENRSGWTVLQEAVSTRDLELVQLVLRYRDYQRAIKRLAGIPILLEKLRKAQDFYVEMKWEFTSWVPLVSKICPSDTYKVWKSGQNLRVDTTLLGFDHMTWQRGNRSFVFRGQDTSAVVMEIDHDRRVVYSETLALAGHDQEVLLAAVQPTEEQVMGRLTAPVVTTQLDTKNIAFERNKSGILGWRSEKTEIVNGYEAKVYGASNVELITRTRTEHLSDQHKGKSKGSKTPLQSFLGIAEQHVGPNNGTLITQTLSHANPTAITPEEYFNPNFELGNRDMGRPMELTTKTQKFKAKLWLCEDHPLSLCEQVAPIIDLMAISNALFAKLRDFITLRLPPGFPVKIEIPIFHILNARITFGNLNGCDEPVSSLRNSPSSEAPSPSSDSSSVSSSSSLTSCRACEMDPALFEVPRGYSVVGTHQDALREDEDDLLQFAIQQSLLEAGSEYDQVTIWEALTNSKPGTHPMSHEGRRGDRLDSPAHGSPQTPLQPGTEGRRGAQCPVPQLRGAAALGHGAVGAGAGGGRAADAAGGRGAAAHPAALPDGEVTPRPR